The Saxibacter everestensis genome has a window encoding:
- a CDS encoding nucleoside hydrolase, whose translation MTSTEGATTHHIIVDTDTGIDDALALLYLLGKRNVEVSAITSVYGNTPVEDAVTNIGHVLDVAGRPDIPVAVGAAGPIGGEARIAGYVHGKDGLGDVIADRVPPRNVVSQSSAELLVEMARSRPGYYDLLPVGPLTNLGLALELEPNLLSLFKSVVVMGGSGPFPPLGVAQMVDANIHNDAEAARRVFAAPRERLVMVGVNVTAGTIVDEHAVAALHKSGTRTGEFTGQILEAYMDFYQHAWGRRVSPAHDGLAAGLLLHPEWIRESRLGPVNITSDGFAIRAHLMETYDGLPVTWPVESAPDTVVVTDVDRRAFLADFVGTIVHGERR comes from the coding sequence ATGACCAGCACCGAAGGTGCCACCACTCACCACATCATCGTCGATACAGACACCGGCATCGACGATGCTCTCGCGCTGCTGTACCTGCTGGGAAAGCGGAACGTCGAGGTCTCGGCGATCACGAGCGTGTACGGAAACACCCCGGTCGAGGACGCGGTGACAAACATCGGCCACGTGCTCGATGTCGCCGGCCGGCCGGACATTCCGGTTGCTGTCGGCGCGGCCGGCCCGATTGGCGGTGAGGCCCGGATCGCCGGCTACGTGCACGGCAAGGATGGCCTCGGCGACGTCATCGCAGACCGGGTGCCGCCGCGGAATGTTGTCTCGCAGAGCTCGGCGGAACTCCTCGTCGAAATGGCCCGCAGCCGACCCGGCTACTACGACCTGCTGCCGGTCGGCCCGCTGACCAACCTCGGGCTGGCACTTGAGCTCGAGCCGAACCTGCTGTCCCTGTTCAAGTCCGTCGTCGTGATGGGCGGATCCGGTCCATTCCCGCCGCTGGGCGTAGCCCAGATGGTCGATGCAAACATCCACAACGACGCCGAGGCGGCCCGCCGGGTCTTCGCCGCGCCGCGCGAGCGACTGGTGATGGTCGGCGTCAACGTCACCGCTGGCACCATCGTCGACGAGCATGCCGTCGCCGCCCTGCATAAGTCGGGGACGCGCACCGGTGAATTCACCGGGCAGATCCTCGAGGCCTACATGGATTTCTACCAGCACGCTTGGGGCCGCCGGGTCTCGCCGGCGCACGATGGCCTGGCGGCCGGCCTGCTGCTGCACCCGGAATGGATCCGGGAATCCCGGCTCGGCCCGGTCAACATCACCAGCGACGGCTTCGCAATCCGGGCGCACCTGATGGAAACCTATGACGGCCTCCCGGTCACTTGGCCGGTGGAGTCCGCACCCGACACGGTCGTGGTGACGGATGTCGACCGGCGAGCCTTTCTCGCTGACTTCGTTGGCACCATCGTTCACGGAGAGCGTCGGTGA
- the mtnK gene encoding S-methyl-5-thioribose kinase has product MTDQPVAADSPRDSAVAETPAADSPTAEAPAADYALLGDADDVIGYLREHDLLHLLAGPSGENGAEPADGNAEPVDAGIVVHEVTAGNMNRVFIARRGGRGVAVKQAPPWVQVAGPDWPADPSRSAAEARAYDYLARLTPEAVPTIHYFDQDQHVLVMEDLSDLEVLRDFFVAEVASSGPGGSPALGGTGIDIAAVGEVVGRFIGELSFATSDIGMGSADRKALIAAAVNPDLCRMTEDVLLDEPYREHEHNKIPAGFEADARALYANTELRRELSVLRHRFMSCAQALLHGDLHSGSVMVGRRDLAQVTTVFDPEFSFVGPIGFDLGLFWSNLSIAADAARAVGLDSLAWQRDAAIGTSWGAFVSAWRKHWSERADTVFSDDYLEVLLAEVFSDAVGYAGIESVRRVVGYSHAADLESLPDWARAGAQRVVLNRAVRWITGRHDYASPAELTGAVLSPAGTTTE; this is encoded by the coding sequence GTGACCGACCAGCCGGTAGCCGCTGACAGTCCCCGTGATTCTGCCGTTGCTGAAACGCCGGCCGCAGATAGTCCAACCGCCGAAGCCCCGGCCGCGGACTACGCGCTGCTGGGCGACGCCGATGACGTGATCGGCTACCTCCGGGAGCATGATCTGCTGCACCTGCTAGCGGGACCCTCGGGCGAAAACGGCGCCGAGCCGGCGGACGGAAACGCCGAGCCGGTGGATGCCGGCATCGTCGTGCACGAGGTGACCGCAGGGAACATGAACCGGGTTTTCATCGCCCGCCGTGGCGGACGGGGAGTCGCCGTCAAACAGGCTCCGCCCTGGGTGCAGGTGGCCGGGCCGGACTGGCCGGCCGACCCTTCCCGGTCGGCGGCCGAGGCTCGGGCTTACGACTACCTCGCCAGGCTGACGCCGGAAGCCGTGCCGACCATCCACTACTTCGACCAGGACCAGCACGTTCTGGTGATGGAGGATCTTTCGGATCTTGAGGTGCTCCGTGACTTCTTCGTCGCCGAGGTGGCTTCGAGCGGCCCAGGCGGTTCTCCGGCTCTGGGCGGTACCGGAATCGACATCGCCGCTGTCGGCGAGGTCGTCGGCCGATTCATCGGAGAACTCAGCTTCGCCACCAGCGATATCGGCATGGGTAGCGCCGACCGGAAGGCCCTGATAGCGGCGGCGGTGAATCCGGACCTGTGCCGGATGACGGAAGACGTGCTGCTCGACGAGCCCTATCGTGAGCACGAGCACAACAAGATCCCGGCCGGCTTCGAAGCAGACGCCCGGGCGCTTTATGCGAACACCGAGTTGCGCCGTGAGTTGTCGGTTCTGCGCCATCGCTTCATGTCGTGCGCGCAGGCGTTGCTGCACGGAGACCTGCACTCCGGCTCGGTGATGGTTGGACGACGGGATTTGGCGCAGGTCACCACTGTCTTCGACCCCGAGTTCAGCTTTGTCGGCCCGATCGGCTTCGACCTCGGGCTGTTCTGGTCCAACCTGTCGATAGCCGCCGATGCTGCCCGGGCGGTTGGCCTGGATTCTCTGGCCTGGCAGCGGGATGCCGCTATCGGCACATCCTGGGGCGCTTTCGTCTCGGCGTGGCGAAAGCACTGGTCGGAGCGAGCGGATACCGTTTTCAGCGATGATTACCTTGAAGTCTTGTTAGCAGAGGTGTTTTCGGATGCGGTCGGGTACGCCGGGATTGAATCGGTGCGCCGGGTCGTTGGGTATTCACACGCGGCTGATCTGGAATCATTGCCGGATTGGGCGCGTGCCGGAGCCCAGCGGGTGGTGCTGAATCGCGCCGTCCGCTGGATCACCGGCCGGCATGACTACGCCTCACCCGCCGAACTGACTGGTGCCGTTCTTTCCCCGGCCGGTACCACGACCGAATGA
- the mtnC gene encoding acireductone synthase, with protein MTSSTPTPVALAARTVVLDLEGTTSAAGFILGDLYDYARPRLLPWLQEHADDEEVADARAQAITDAELPPDASDEDIVAALLAWMDSDVKATPLKTLQGQIWAEGFERHEITSQFFDDVIPKLHAWHASGVRLAVFSSGSVTSQRPWFKYSPEGDLSGLITDYFDTVKAGPKKAAESYRTIARALGDEPGQLVFFSDHPEEIAAASHAGWQVLAFSREGEPWFGADFGDAPVVGSFADVEVSRL; from the coding sequence GTGACGTCATCCACTCCCACGCCGGTAGCTCTCGCCGCGCGCACCGTCGTACTCGACCTGGAGGGCACCACAAGCGCAGCCGGGTTCATTCTGGGCGATCTTTACGATTACGCCCGCCCCCGGCTGCTGCCATGGCTGCAGGAGCATGCGGACGACGAGGAAGTGGCGGATGCCCGCGCGCAGGCCATCACGGACGCCGAGCTGCCGCCCGATGCGAGCGATGAGGACATTGTGGCTGCGCTGCTCGCGTGGATGGACTCGGATGTGAAGGCCACCCCGCTGAAGACGCTTCAGGGTCAGATCTGGGCCGAGGGCTTCGAGCGGCACGAGATTACCTCGCAGTTCTTCGATGACGTGATTCCTAAGCTGCACGCCTGGCATGCCTCGGGAGTGCGCCTTGCGGTGTTTTCATCCGGCTCGGTGACCTCGCAGCGTCCATGGTTCAAATATTCGCCGGAGGGTGACCTGTCCGGGTTGATCACCGACTACTTCGACACCGTCAAGGCGGGGCCGAAGAAGGCCGCGGAGTCTTACCGCACCATTGCCAGGGCTCTGGGTGACGAGCCGGGACAGCTGGTGTTTTTCTCCGATCACCCGGAGGAAATCGCCGCCGCGTCGCACGCCGGCTGGCAGGTGCTGGCTTTCTCCCGCGAGGGCGAGCCCTGGTTCGGTGCCGATTTCGGGGATGCTCCGGTGGTCGGCAGCTTCGCTGACGTCGAAGTCAGTCGGCTGTGA
- the mtnB gene encoding methylthioribulose 1-phosphate dehydratase, with protein sequence MTAPERATLEAAGRALAAESARFAGMGWMRGTSGNLSVTLTRNPLRLAVTASGLDKNELTGADIVVIDRLGEPVDIPQAPGQPALLRAGLRPSAEAGLHARIAEVTGAGAVVHVHQLSAVLAGHYFPDGVPIRDMEMLKGIGHSAHDQTVTVPVVPNDQDMTVLGDAFEQAYVPATDDVAEVPVLIVANHGIYAWGADLLQARQHAEIIEWLLRFKVETREPAR encoded by the coding sequence GTGACCGCTCCGGAACGGGCGACCCTGGAAGCTGCCGGGCGCGCACTCGCCGCTGAATCGGCTCGGTTCGCCGGTATGGGCTGGATGCGCGGAACCTCCGGCAACCTTTCGGTCACCCTGACCCGGAATCCGTTGCGGCTCGCCGTCACTGCATCCGGTCTGGACAAGAATGAACTGACGGGGGCCGACATTGTGGTCATCGACCGCTTGGGTGAGCCGGTCGACATCCCGCAGGCGCCAGGTCAGCCGGCGCTGCTTCGTGCCGGGCTACGGCCGTCGGCCGAGGCCGGCCTGCACGCCCGTATCGCGGAGGTTACCGGCGCGGGCGCGGTCGTGCACGTTCATCAGTTGTCGGCGGTTCTCGCCGGGCACTACTTTCCGGATGGCGTGCCGATTCGCGACATGGAAATGCTCAAGGGCATCGGGCACAGCGCGCATGACCAGACCGTCACTGTGCCGGTGGTGCCGAACGATCAGGACATGACCGTGCTCGGTGACGCTTTCGAGCAAGCCTATGTTCCTGCCACCGATGACGTTGCCGAAGTTCCCGTTCTGATCGTGGCCAACCATGGCATTTACGCCTGGGGCGCCGACCTGTTGCAGGCCCGGCAGCACGCGGAGATCATCGAATGGCTGCTTCGCTTCAAGGTGGAGACGCGGGAGCCAGCAAGATGA
- a CDS encoding aminoacyl-tRNA deacylase → MTDLAGRLRAEAAAEERGVSVQFVERPAADSLEEAAAILGIPPRGIVKTLVVRRRGGYLFALIPGDRQISWPKLRAVVGVNKLTMPPAEEALEATGYQRGTITPFGSSTEWPVYADERIRGERIAMGAGAHGYSLFVDADGLIDSFSAEVADISD, encoded by the coding sequence ATGACAGATCTGGCCGGCAGGTTGAGAGCGGAGGCGGCAGCCGAGGAACGCGGTGTCTCGGTCCAATTCGTGGAACGTCCCGCGGCCGACAGCCTGGAGGAAGCCGCGGCGATCCTGGGCATTCCGCCGCGTGGCATCGTCAAAACGCTCGTGGTGCGGCGCCGCGGCGGTTACCTGTTCGCCCTGATTCCAGGGGATCGGCAGATCTCGTGGCCGAAGCTGCGTGCCGTGGTCGGCGTGAACAAGCTGACGATGCCGCCCGCCGAGGAGGCACTCGAGGCGACGGGTTATCAGCGGGGCACGATTACGCCGTTCGGCAGCTCGACCGAATGGCCGGTGTATGCCGATGAGCGGATTCGGGGTGAACGGATCGCGATGGGCGCGGGTGCTCACGGTTACAGTCTCTTCGTCGACGCGGACGGATTGATCGACTCGTTCTCGGCCGAGGTCGCCGATATCAGCGATTAG